A single window of Hylaeus volcanicus isolate JK05 chromosome 8, UHH_iyHylVolc1.0_haploid, whole genome shotgun sequence DNA harbors:
- the LOC128881318 gene encoding translocation protein SEC62, which produces MAERRKSRKRKDEVSNIDNEVIQDNPSKDEYVVARWIRNNVPSKKTKFYRSHNVEYFTGTRAVDALLENSPWSKSKFETREQVTEFLDLMLQHKFFHRAKKVVISEEELCKIRGIKKKVKEVKKEKKPNEKEKDESSKESKDATGGKDTEDKSEEKKKKPKVRLEMHMEQYFVDCNDAYVWIYEPIQVYYWFFGTLVVLGAIGLCLFPLWPSTIRLGVYYISVAAAGLLIFILALAIIRLIVFCLLWVPTLGRCHLWLFPNLTADVGFFASFWPLYQYDYYGSTSDSDKKLNKKKRKKEKDFDSDEATSTNSEDKLSTKELHTEYTQNEEISSTDDKKLPLSESADREEGSESSESEKSNTGRDFVML; this is translated from the exons ATGGCGGAACGCAGGAAAAGCAGGAAGCGCAAAGAT GAAGTGTCAAATATAGACAATGAAGTTATTCAAGACAACCCATCTAAAGACGAATATGTAGTGGCTAGATGGATTCGTAACAATGTACcatcgaagaaaacaaaattttacaggAGCCACAATGTCGAGTACTTCACTGGCACTCGTGCCGTGGATGCTCTGTTGGAGAACTCGCCATGGAGCAAATCTAAGTTTGAAACACGCGAACAGGTCACAGAATTCCTTGATTTGATGTTACAACATAAATTCTTTCATAGAGCAAAAAAAGTAGTGATTTCTGAAGAAGAGTTGTGTAAGATACgtggaataaagaaaaaagttaaagaggttaaaaaagaaaagaaacctAATGAAAAAGAGAAGGATGAGTCGTCCAAAGAAAGTAAAGATGCAACAGGTGGAAAAGATACAGAAGACAAAAGtgaggagaaaaagaaaaaaccaaAA GTACGTTTGGAAATGCACATGGAACAGTATTTTGTTGACTGTAACGATGCTTATGTTTGGATATATGAGCCAATCCAAGTCTACTACTGGTTCTTTGGAACACTTGTAGTATTAGGTGCAATTGGTCTCTGTCTCTTTCCATTATGGCCATCAACAATCCGTCTTggtgtatattatataagtgTTGCAGCTGCTGGTTTACTCATATTCATTTTGGCATTAGCAATTATTAGATTAATTGTGTTCTGTCTTCTTTGGGTTCCAACACTCGGCAGATGTCACCTCTGGCTTTTCCCTAATTTGACAGCAGATGTTGGATTCTTCGCTTCGTTTTGGCCCCTTTATCAg tacGATTACTATGGTTCTACATCAGACTCTGATaaaaaacttaataaaaagaaaagaaagaaggaaaaagattTCGATTCTGACGAGGCAACATCGACTAATTC AGAAGACAAACTTAGTACAAAAGAATTACATACAGAATATACtcaaaatgaagaaatttcatCTACTGACGATAAAAAGCTTCCTTTGTCCGAGTCTGCAGACCGCGAAGAAGGTAGTGAAAGTTCAGAAAGTGAAAAATCTAATACAGGTCGGGATTTTGTGATGCTTTAG
- the LOC128881319 gene encoding nucleoside diphosphate kinase 6-like has translation MQLKKHLQLTLAIIKPHVVKSPFVLQKIRDLIIDNNFKIVRSRRTIITQKEAELFYAEHKEKFFFNRLLTFMCSGPSDIHILADYDAIVKWRKLMGPTKVYQAQYIAPDTIRGMFGLSDTRNATHGSDSTESVEREVAIFFKDFDVRKWYQNEEKYYNLGQLHFDPIAFLHTIDISSTKSPTEQIT, from the exons ATGCAATTGAAAAAGCATCTTCAACTAACGTTGGCAATAATCAAGCCTCATGTTGTTAAATCTCCCTTTGTTCTTCAA aaaattcgaGATTTAATAATCgacaataatttcaaaattgtcaGATCACGCAGAACAATAATTACACAAAAAGAAgcagaattattttatgctGAACACaaggaaaaatttttttttaatcgtctCTTGACGTTTATGTGCAGTGGCCCATCTGACATTCACATCTTAGCTGATTATGATGCTATTGTCAAGTGGAGAAAACTAATGGGTCCCACAAAAGTTTATCAAGCACAATATATTGCACCAGACACAATTCGAGGAATGTTTGGTTTATCGGATACAAGAAATGCAACACATGGATCTG ATTCAACAGAATCAGTAGAACGGGAagttgcaatattttttaaagacttCGATGTTAGAAAATGGTAccaaaatgaagaaaaatactATAACTTAGGTCAACTTCATTTTGATCCAATAGCATTTCTACATACTATTGATATAAGTTCCACAAAATCTCCAACTGaacaaattacataa